A section of the Bacillus sp. HSf4 genome encodes:
- a CDS encoding response regulator transcription factor: MDKTKILIIEDDEPIADLLSYGLAAEGFETCTVNSGSLGMSKIDQSKPDLLLLDWMLPDCSGLDICKKVTESYNIPILMITAKSDITDKVLGLEFGADDYITKPFDLREVVARIRTILRRLEQAHHLNEQETVKEDVIRFKNIVIVPGERLVTKNGTAVELTPKEFDLLMTLIGHRGKVFTRSELLEFIWGYDFAGDTRTVDTHIQRLRKKLDASDLITTVFGIGYKFEKQEE; encoded by the coding sequence ATGGATAAAACCAAAATACTAATTATTGAAGATGATGAACCAATCGCTGATTTGCTTTCTTACGGGCTGGCGGCGGAAGGATTTGAAACGTGTACTGTCAATAGCGGTTCGTTAGGAATGAGTAAAATAGATCAATCCAAACCTGATCTTCTGCTTCTCGATTGGATGCTGCCGGACTGCAGCGGATTGGATATTTGTAAAAAAGTAACCGAGAGCTACAATATTCCGATACTAATGATCACAGCAAAGTCAGATATCACGGATAAAGTACTTGGATTGGAATTCGGGGCCGACGATTATATTACAAAGCCGTTTGATCTGCGCGAAGTTGTGGCCCGAATTCGTACGATACTTCGCCGTCTCGAACAAGCTCATCATTTGAATGAGCAGGAAACGGTAAAAGAGGATGTTATTCGCTTTAAAAATATTGTGATTGTTCCAGGTGAAAGGCTTGTGACAAAAAACGGAACGGCAGTCGAATTGACTCCTAAAGAATTTGATTTGCTCATGACTTTGATTGGCCATCGCGGAAAAGTTTTCACGCGTTCAGAGCTTTTGGAATTCATCTGGGGATACGATTTTGCCGGGGATACACGTACAGTTGATACCCATATTCAAAGACTCCGTAAAAAGCTTGATGCAAGCGACTTGATCACAACGGTGTTCGGTATCGGATATAAATTCGAGAAGCAGGAGGAGTAG
- a CDS encoding ATP-binding protein, with protein sequence MKFWKSVVGKLWFTILLLVSFVLFILTVFLLEFIENYHVDEAEADLTKLASKVAVIMENHKDQEVARSISWELADELTSIAIIKSDDEYWNSPRKNEKVSQITLKEIKRDSDLNDALTHHQKVQKRLALKNHKNDQLIVGVPYGKGDNGGMVFISQSLLAVKDTTQHTTRYILFAAAIAIVLTTIFAFFLSSRITYPLRKMRQGAQDLAKGKFDTKIPILTQDEIGELAIAFNQMGRQLKFHITALNQEKEHLSNILSSMADGVITINIDGTILVTNPPAERFLQAWYYEQNMNVKEGHELPPEARELFQNTVSTEKEQMIEMTLQGRSWVLLMSPLYNQAHVRGAVAVLRDMTEERRLDKLRKDFIANVSHELRTPISMLQGYSEAIVDDIASSEEEKKEIAQVIYDESLRMGRLVNDLLDLARMEAGHISLNVETVELKEFFERVFRKFYGVAADKEITLSHNLDLQEAQFEFDPDKMEQVLTNLIDNALRHTNASGTVHVEVQSAASGLKTAVKDSGSGIPEEDLPFIFERFYKADKARTRGKGGTGLGLAIVKNIVDAHNGSIAVHSRLNEGTTFTFYIPRKRKDAGQI encoded by the coding sequence ATGAAGTTTTGGAAGAGTGTCGTTGGTAAGCTCTGGTTTACCATCCTTCTTTTGGTTTCATTTGTCTTATTTATTCTTACCGTTTTTCTGCTTGAATTCATTGAAAACTACCATGTCGATGAAGCGGAGGCCGATCTGACGAAGCTCGCCAGCAAAGTGGCTGTGATTATGGAAAACCACAAAGACCAGGAGGTCGCCAGGTCCATCTCATGGGAGCTTGCGGATGAACTGACGAGTATCGCGATCATAAAAAGTGATGATGAATATTGGAATTCTCCGCGCAAAAATGAAAAGGTGTCCCAGATCACTTTAAAGGAAATCAAACGGGATTCCGATTTGAATGATGCGCTCACCCATCATCAAAAAGTGCAAAAGCGGCTGGCCCTCAAAAACCATAAAAACGATCAGCTGATTGTCGGTGTTCCATACGGGAAAGGCGATAACGGGGGCATGGTGTTTATTTCCCAGTCGCTTCTCGCCGTCAAGGATACGACACAGCATACGACAAGATATATCCTTTTTGCTGCGGCGATCGCGATCGTTTTGACGACGATCTTCGCGTTCTTCCTGTCAAGCCGGATCACTTACCCGCTCAGAAAAATGCGGCAAGGTGCACAGGATTTGGCCAAAGGAAAGTTTGACACGAAAATTCCGATTTTAACGCAGGATGAGATCGGCGAGTTGGCGATCGCTTTTAACCAAATGGGACGCCAGCTGAAGTTTCATATTACGGCTTTAAATCAGGAAAAAGAGCATTTATCAAACATTTTAAGCAGCATGGCCGACGGTGTGATCACCATCAATATCGACGGCACGATCCTTGTCACCAACCCTCCGGCAGAGCGCTTTTTGCAGGCGTGGTATTATGAGCAGAACATGAATGTAAAAGAGGGACATGAGCTGCCTCCCGAAGCGAGGGAACTGTTTCAAAACACCGTCAGCACGGAAAAAGAACAGATGATTGAAATGACGTTGCAGGGAAGGTCATGGGTGCTCTTAATGAGCCCGCTTTACAACCAGGCACATGTGCGCGGAGCTGTCGCCGTCTTGAGGGATATGACAGAGGAACGACGGCTCGACAAGCTGAGAAAAGATTTTATCGCCAATGTCAGCCATGAGCTGAGAACACCGATTTCGATGCTCCAAGGGTACAGCGAAGCCATAGTGGATGATATCGCCAGCTCTGAAGAAGAGAAAAAGGAAATCGCCCAGGTGATTTATGATGAATCTTTGCGAATGGGCAGATTGGTAAACGACTTGCTTGATCTTGCCAGAATGGAAGCTGGACATATTTCCTTAAATGTGGAAACTGTTGAGCTCAAAGAATTTTTCGAGAGGGTGTTCCGCAAGTTTTATGGAGTGGCAGCAGACAAGGAGATCACCCTCTCCCACAATCTCGATTTGCAGGAAGCGCAATTTGAGTTTGATCCGGACAAAATGGAGCAGGTACTGACCAATCTGATTGACAACGCGTTGCGCCATACAAATGCAAGTGGCACCGTCCATGTTGAAGTGCAGTCCGCCGCAAGCGGCTTGAAGACTGCCGTAAAAGATTCGGGAAGCGGTATACCGGAAGAAGACCTTCCGTTTATCTTTGAACGCTTTTACAAAGCCGACAAAGCGAGAACAAGGGGAAAAGGCGGAACAGGTCTCGGACTTGCGATCGTCAAAAACATCGTCGATGCGCACAACGGATCGATCGCGGTCCACAGCAGGCTGAATGAAGGAACGACATTTACGTTCTATATTCCAAGAAAAAGGAAAGATGCTGGCCAAATTTGA
- a CDS encoding response regulator transcription factor: MEQTKETKILVVDDEARIRRLLKMYLERENYVIEEAENGDEAIEKALGNHYDLILLDLMMPGTDGIEVCRQVRDKKATPIIMLTAKGEEANRVQGFEVGTDDYIVKPFSPREVVLRVKALLRRSSQTSYLNTDTTAKNVLVFSHLSIDHDAHRVMADGTEVSLTPKEYELLYFLAKTPDKVYDREKLLKEVWQYEFFGDLRTVDTHVKRLREKLNKVSPKAAKKIVTVWGVGYKFEVGNE; encoded by the coding sequence ATGGAACAGACAAAAGAGACAAAAATATTAGTAGTAGATGATGAGGCAAGAATCAGACGTCTTTTAAAAATGTATCTTGAAAGAGAAAATTATGTGATTGAAGAAGCCGAAAACGGTGATGAAGCCATCGAAAAAGCGCTTGGCAACCACTATGATCTGATCCTGCTCGATTTGATGATGCCGGGTACGGACGGTATCGAAGTGTGCCGCCAAGTCAGAGATAAAAAAGCGACACCGATCATTATGCTGACGGCAAAAGGGGAAGAAGCCAACCGGGTGCAGGGATTTGAGGTCGGTACAGATGATTACATTGTCAAGCCTTTCAGCCCGAGGGAAGTGGTGTTGAGGGTCAAAGCGCTCTTGAGAAGATCATCGCAAACCTCTTATCTCAATACGGATACAACAGCAAAGAATGTTCTTGTTTTTTCTCATTTGTCCATCGACCATGATGCTCACAGAGTCATGGCAGACGGAACAGAGGTCAGCCTGACCCCGAAAGAGTATGAGCTTCTTTACTTTTTGGCAAAAACCCCTGATAAAGTTTACGACCGCGAAAAGCTGCTCAAAGAAGTTTGGCAGTATGAGTTTTTCGGGGATTTAAGAACGGTCGATACCCATGTCAAACGTTTACGTGAAAAACTGAACAAAGTCTCTCCGAAGGCGGCCAAAAAAATCGTCACAGTGTGGGGTGTCGGTTACAAATTTGAGGTCGGAAACGAATGA
- the ccsB gene encoding c-type cytochrome biogenesis protein CcsB — translation MAELSGNLLYAAFLLYLAAVFFFGGSIRSKTSAPVKKNRWASIAVLITIAGFVCQLGYFIARWIASGHAPVSNLFEFTTAFSMMLVLAFLIIYFIYKLSALGLFTLPVVLLLIAYASMFPTDITPLIPSLQSSWLYIHVTTAALGQAILAISFVAGAIFLLKHVDQSKPGKKTFWLEFVMFMLVTTLAFIIVTTAFRIGGYEAQFKWIDKNGQEDVMVYELPALIGPNKGELLTKEKMEPLFNVPPVFSGRKLNTVIWSFGAGMLLYGLIRLIIRKRVSQLLQPLVKNVNLDLVDEIGYRSVSIGFPVFTLGALIFAMIWAQLAWTRFWGWDPKEVWALITFLFYAAYLHLRLSRGWHGEKSAWLAVIGFAIIMFNLIFVNLVIAGLHSYA, via the coding sequence ATGGCAGAGCTTAGCGGCAATTTATTGTACGCGGCATTTCTCTTGTATCTCGCAGCGGTCTTCTTTTTTGGCGGCTCAATCAGAAGCAAAACATCAGCGCCAGTAAAAAAGAACCGGTGGGCATCCATCGCCGTTTTGATCACGATCGCCGGATTTGTATGCCAGCTGGGATATTTTATTGCGAGATGGATCGCATCAGGACATGCTCCGGTCAGCAATCTCTTTGAATTCACAACGGCATTCAGCATGATGCTGGTACTGGCCTTTCTCATCATCTATTTTATTTACAAGCTTTCCGCTTTGGGGCTGTTTACACTGCCGGTTGTCCTGCTTTTAATCGCATATGCCAGCATGTTCCCGACTGATATTACGCCGCTGATACCATCGCTGCAAAGCAGCTGGCTGTATATTCATGTGACAACGGCTGCGCTCGGGCAGGCGATACTCGCCATCAGCTTTGTCGCCGGCGCCATCTTTCTGCTCAAGCATGTCGATCAATCAAAACCGGGTAAAAAAACGTTCTGGCTTGAGTTTGTGATGTTTATGCTCGTGACGACGCTTGCATTCATCATTGTAACCACCGCATTCAGAATAGGGGGTTATGAGGCGCAGTTCAAGTGGATCGATAAAAACGGTCAGGAAGATGTCATGGTTTACGAGCTTCCTGCGCTCATCGGCCCGAATAAGGGAGAGCTTTTGACAAAGGAAAAAATGGAGCCGCTTTTCAATGTGCCGCCTGTTTTTTCCGGGCGCAAGCTGAATACGGTCATTTGGTCATTCGGTGCCGGTATGTTGCTTTACGGCTTGATCAGATTGATCATCAGAAAACGTGTCAGCCAGCTGTTACAGCCGCTGGTGAAGAATGTGAATCTCGATCTTGTCGATGAAATCGGCTACCGCTCCGTATCCATCGGTTTTCCCGTTTTCACGCTGGGCGCGCTTATTTTTGCGATGATTTGGGCGCAGCTGGCCTGGACCAGGTTCTGGGGCTGGGATCCAAAAGAAGTATGGGCGCTGATCACCTTTTTATTTTATGCCGCCTATCTGCATCTCAGGCTTTCAAGAGGCTGGCACGGGGAAAAGTCGGCATGGCTTGCCGTGATCGGTTTTGCCATTATTATGTTCAACCTTATTTTTGTAAACCTTGTGATCGCAGGGCTACATTCGTATGCATAA
- a CDS encoding cytochrome c biogenesis protein ResB, which translates to MKEIKCECGHVNPTGTVLCESCGKPLKKQDAKLLDMRYDGSARRSQTYNKTIVDKIWNFFSSVKVGVWLIVITLTASAFGTIFPQEMFLPPGAQADTYYEEQYGLLGQIYYLLGFHNLYGSWWFIILVASIGVSLVICSLDRVVPLYRALKNQGVIRNPNFMERQRLFSRTDSVMSESVRTQIIERLKQKRYRVKEENGNLFAEKGRFSRWGPYVNHVGLIIFLIGVMLRFVPGMYVDETLWIREGETVPIPGTDGRYYLKNHQFKREMYKSEKEKEVFSEAINKAGDGMVAKNFQTDVELYESEHASLPGEDPELKKVKNDTIRVNDPLKFDSFALYQLDYREGELDKMVFQLIEKDSGKSFGKVSIDLLEPKSDYDLGNGYKVHLASYLPDFYFNKAGEPSTKTRNPNNPAFVFQITAPDRPKGEKSFVAIQETIEGSDNNKYKMKFDHVETKNLSGLTVRKDLTLWVLMTGGIIFMIGVIQGMYWHHRRIWLRTQDGQVLASGHTNKNWYGLKKDFQTVLADTGISEPADQKELLKEKK; encoded by the coding sequence ATGAAAGAAATCAAATGCGAATGCGGTCATGTAAATCCGACAGGAACCGTTCTGTGCGAATCGTGCGGAAAGCCGCTGAAAAAACAGGACGCCAAACTCCTTGATATGCGATATGACGGCAGCGCGAGGCGCTCCCAAACTTACAATAAAACGATTGTAGATAAAATTTGGAACTTCTTTTCATCTGTAAAGGTCGGCGTCTGGCTGATCGTGATTACGCTCACCGCTTCGGCTTTCGGAACGATTTTTCCGCAGGAAATGTTTTTGCCGCCGGGTGCGCAGGCTGATACATATTATGAAGAACAATACGGACTATTGGGACAAATCTATTATCTTCTCGGGTTTCACAACCTTTACGGCTCATGGTGGTTTATCATCCTCGTCGCCTCAATCGGCGTTTCCCTGGTCATTTGCAGCCTTGACCGCGTCGTCCCGCTGTACAGGGCCTTGAAAAATCAGGGAGTGATCCGCAATCCGAATTTTATGGAGAGGCAGAGGCTGTTCAGCCGGACCGATTCCGTCATGTCTGAAAGCGTGAGGACGCAAATCATCGAGCGGCTGAAACAAAAGCGCTACCGCGTGAAGGAGGAAAACGGCAACCTGTTTGCTGAAAAAGGGCGTTTTTCAAGATGGGGCCCTTATGTCAATCATGTCGGTCTGATCATTTTCCTCATCGGTGTCATGCTTCGTTTTGTTCCGGGTATGTATGTCGATGAAACCCTTTGGATCAGGGAAGGGGAAACCGTCCCTATTCCGGGTACGGACGGCCGCTACTATCTGAAGAACCACCAGTTTAAAAGGGAAATGTACAAGAGTGAAAAGGAAAAAGAAGTATTTTCGGAAGCGATCAATAAAGCCGGAGACGGAATGGTGGCGAAGAATTTTCAGACAGATGTCGAACTTTATGAAAGTGAACATGCCAGCCTTCCCGGTGAAGACCCTGAATTAAAAAAAGTGAAAAACGACACGATCAGAGTCAACGATCCGCTGAAATTCGATTCTTTTGCGCTTTATCAGCTGGATTACAGGGAAGGCGAGCTCGACAAGATGGTGTTCCAGCTTATCGAAAAAGACAGCGGGAAATCGTTCGGCAAGGTGTCGATCGACCTTCTGGAGCCGAAGTCGGACTACGATCTTGGCAACGGTTACAAGGTGCATCTCGCAAGCTATCTGCCAGATTTTTATTTTAATAAAGCCGGTGAACCGAGCACGAAAACGAGAAATCCGAACAATCCGGCTTTCGTTTTTCAGATCACCGCGCCGGACAGGCCTAAAGGGGAAAAGAGCTTTGTAGCGATTCAGGAGACGATAGAAGGCTCTGACAACAACAAATACAAAATGAAGTTTGACCATGTTGAAACGAAGAACCTCTCAGGGCTTACGGTCAGAAAAGATTTGACACTATGGGTGCTCATGACAGGCGGCATCATCTTTATGATCGGTGTTATACAAGGTATGTATTGGCACCACAGAAGGATTTGGCTCAGAACGCAAGACGGACAGGTGCTCGCCAGCGGACATACAAACAAAAACTGGTACGGGTTGAAAAAAGACTTTCAGACAGTACTGGCGGACACGGGGATAAGCGAACCGGCCGATCAAAAAGAACTGTTGAAGGAAAAAAAATAA
- a CDS encoding thiol-disulfide oxidoreductase ResA, with translation MKKKRFYIRTVILLVLLAALGYTLYSAVFQNNESAAVGEKAPNFSLEDVDGNRLKLDELKGKGVFLNFWGTWCEPCKKEFPYMAKQYKEFKDQGVEIVAVNVGESNLAVQNFMKAYGVNFPVVLDKDRQVVDAYDVTPLPTTFLINPEGEIVKVVTGTMTERMIHDYMTMIKPEGSS, from the coding sequence ATGAAGAAAAAGCGTTTTTACATTCGGACAGTCATTCTCCTTGTTTTGCTGGCGGCGCTTGGCTATACGCTTTACAGCGCTGTATTTCAAAACAACGAAAGCGCGGCAGTGGGGGAGAAAGCGCCCAATTTCTCGCTGGAGGATGTGGACGGAAACCGTCTCAAGCTGGACGAACTAAAAGGCAAAGGGGTCTTTTTAAACTTTTGGGGAACGTGGTGTGAACCATGCAAAAAGGAATTTCCTTATATGGCTAAACAGTATAAGGAGTTTAAGGATCAAGGAGTGGAGATCGTTGCCGTCAATGTCGGGGAATCAAACCTTGCCGTGCAAAACTTTATGAAAGCCTACGGCGTCAATTTTCCCGTGGTGCTTGACAAGGACAGGCAGGTGGTGGATGCGTACGATGTCACCCCGCTTCCGACCACATTTTTGATCAACCCGGAAGGCGAGATCGTCAAAGTGGTCACAGGGACAATGACGGAGCGCATGATCCATGATTACATGACAATGATCAAGCCTGAGGGATCATCATGA
- the rluB gene encoding 23S rRNA pseudouridine(2605) synthase RluB — protein sequence MERLQKVIAHAGIASRRKAEELIKEGKVTVNGKTVRELGVKVTSSDRIEVNGIQLESEEPVYFLFYKPRGVISAVKDDKGRKVVTDFFQEVPQRIYPIGRLDYDTSGLLLLTNDGDFANKLMHPKYQIDKTYVAKLKGIPAKENLKTLERGVKLEEGKTAPAKVKLLSLDKKKQTSIVQITIHEGRNRQVRRMFEAIGHEVVKLKREEYAFLNLQGLKTGEKRELTPHEVKRLRAMAEHGKHAF from the coding sequence ATGGAACGACTGCAAAAAGTGATCGCTCACGCCGGAATTGCATCAAGAAGAAAGGCGGAAGAGCTGATAAAAGAAGGAAAAGTGACGGTCAATGGCAAAACAGTCAGAGAGCTCGGCGTCAAAGTGACGAGTTCAGACCGGATAGAAGTAAACGGCATTCAGCTTGAATCCGAAGAGCCGGTTTATTTCCTCTTTTATAAGCCGAGGGGCGTGATTTCCGCGGTGAAAGATGATAAAGGGCGGAAAGTGGTGACCGATTTTTTCCAAGAGGTTCCGCAGCGGATTTACCCGATCGGACGGCTCGACTATGATACAAGCGGACTGCTTCTGCTGACGAATGACGGGGACTTCGCCAATAAATTGATGCACCCGAAATACCAGATCGACAAAACGTACGTGGCCAAGCTGAAAGGCATCCCGGCAAAGGAAAACTTAAAAACGCTCGAGCGCGGCGTCAAGCTTGAGGAAGGAAAAACCGCCCCGGCTAAAGTGAAACTGCTTTCGCTCGACAAGAAAAAGCAAACCAGCATCGTCCAAATTACCATTCATGAAGGACGCAACCGGCAAGTGCGGAGGATGTTTGAAGCGATCGGCCATGAAGTGGTCAAACTGAAAAGGGAGGAATACGCCTTTTTGAATCTGCAGGGGCTGAAAACGGGAGAGAAGAGAGAGCTGACACCGCATGAAGTAAAGAGGCTCAGGGCCATGGCGGAACACGGCAAACATGCTTTCTAA
- a CDS encoding spore maturation protein, with protein sequence MEFINWLSLALIPFIIASILLYGTFKKVPTYEAFVEGGKEGIQIAFSIIPYLVGMLVAITVFRSSGALDFFMDILKPVFTAVGMPTEVVPLALIRPISGTAALGMTTDLIAVYGPDSFIGRLASVMQGSTDTTLYVLTVYFGAVGIKKMGDALKVGLLADLAGVIASVIIVALLFGSA encoded by the coding sequence TTGGAATTCATCAATTGGCTTTCTTTAGCCCTTATCCCGTTTATCATCGCCTCGATTCTTTTATATGGCACATTTAAAAAAGTTCCGACTTATGAAGCGTTTGTAGAAGGGGGAAAAGAAGGGATCCAAATTGCGTTTTCCATCATCCCCTACCTGGTCGGGATGCTTGTGGCGATCACGGTTTTCCGCTCCTCCGGGGCGCTCGATTTTTTTATGGATATATTGAAACCCGTTTTTACTGCCGTCGGCATGCCGACAGAGGTCGTGCCCCTCGCCTTGATCCGGCCGATTTCAGGAACGGCGGCGCTCGGCATGACGACAGATCTGATCGCCGTTTACGGGCCTGATTCGTTTATCGGCCGTCTTGCCTCCGTCATGCAGGGATCGACTGACACGACCCTTTATGTCCTGACCGTCTATTTTGGGGCGGTTGGAATCAAAAAAATGGGGGATGCTTTAAAGGTGGGCCTGCTTGCCGATTTAGCGGGTGTCATCGCTTCTGTCATCATTGTTGCCTTGTTGTTTGGAAGCGCCTAA
- a CDS encoding nucleoside recognition domain-containing protein: protein MVNIIWVGLTVIGLVFALVNGTVQEVNEAVFKGAKEAVTIAIGLMSVLVFWLGLMKIAEQSGLLDKFSRMCRPFISKLFPDIPPDHPAMGYILSNLMANFFGLGNAATPLGIKAMEQMKALNQNRAEASRSMITFLAVNTSSITLIPTTVIAVRMTYDSKSPTDIVGPTILATLISGIVAIIIDRYFYYRRKKKG from the coding sequence ATGGTCAATATAATCTGGGTCGGTTTAACGGTCATCGGTCTTGTGTTTGCGCTTGTGAACGGAACGGTTCAAGAAGTGAACGAAGCTGTATTTAAAGGAGCGAAAGAAGCGGTCACCATCGCGATCGGACTGATGAGTGTCCTGGTCTTCTGGCTGGGGCTGATGAAAATAGCCGAGCAGTCCGGGCTCCTCGACAAATTCAGCCGCATGTGCCGTCCGTTCATTTCAAAGCTGTTTCCTGATATTCCTCCCGACCATCCGGCGATGGGGTACATTTTATCCAATTTAATGGCCAATTTTTTCGGACTTGGCAACGCGGCGACACCGCTCGGCATCAAAGCGATGGAACAAATGAAGGCGCTCAATCAAAACCGCGCCGAGGCGAGCCGTTCGATGATCACCTTTTTGGCGGTCAATACGTCAAGCATTACACTCATTCCGACGACGGTGATTGCGGTCAGAATGACTTATGATTCAAAATCGCCGACAGACATCGTCGGACCGACGATTTTGGCGACGCTGATATCAGGAATTGTTGCGATTATCATCGACAGGTATTTTTATTATAGAAGAAAAAAGAAGGGGTGA
- a CDS encoding D-alanyl-D-alanine carboxypeptidase family protein, protein MRFLKRTAAAAILFFLFFSSFQIAEAEASIHVSAKSAIVIDGQSGRVLFAKDEHEKRRIASITKIMTAILAIESGKLEDTVTVSDRAAGTEGSSIYLTSGQKVKLKDLVYGLMLRSGNDAAVAIAEHVGGSLEGFVYMMNQKAADLGMENTVFRNPHGLDDHDGHYSTAYDMALLTKYAMTNQTYRKIAGTKHYKAETMQGIWRNKNKLLTGLYRYSTGGKTGYTKLAKRTLVSTSSKDGTDLIAVTINAPDDWNDHINMFSYCYDHYKTYVVAKKGEIHRLRDSFYGSKVFIKRDVKYLLSDEEKDEVKIDLELLEPKKSWRKNEKAIPDIIGRMKVKLDGKTIADLPVYYENERNKKPKKSFLDTFQSVFKKAAGGPSWSI, encoded by the coding sequence ATGCGCTTTCTAAAACGAACTGCAGCAGCGGCCATTCTTTTTTTTCTTTTTTTCTCTTCTTTTCAAATCGCTGAAGCAGAGGCTTCCATTCATGTCAGCGCAAAAAGCGCAATTGTCATAGACGGTCAATCCGGCAGGGTTTTATTTGCCAAGGATGAACATGAAAAGCGGCGCATTGCAAGCATCACGAAGATCATGACGGCCATTTTGGCGATCGAGTCGGGAAAATTGGAGGATACCGTGACAGTCTCAGACAGGGCTGCAGGTACGGAAGGTTCTTCCATATATTTGACGAGCGGACAAAAAGTTAAGCTAAAAGACCTTGTATACGGTCTCATGCTGAGATCGGGAAATGACGCCGCCGTGGCGATTGCCGAACACGTCGGCGGCAGTCTTGAAGGCTTTGTGTATATGATGAATCAAAAAGCGGCCGATCTCGGGATGGAAAACACCGTGTTTCGCAATCCCCACGGTCTTGATGATCATGACGGCCATTATTCAACCGCATATGACATGGCGCTTTTGACAAAATATGCGATGACAAATCAGACATACCGAAAAATCGCCGGAACAAAGCATTACAAAGCGGAAACGATGCAGGGAATCTGGAGAAACAAAAACAAGCTTTTAACAGGCTTGTACCGCTACAGCACAGGGGGCAAGACGGGGTACACAAAGCTTGCAAAGCGCACGCTCGTATCCACTTCCTCTAAAGACGGCACAGATCTGATCGCGGTCACGATCAACGCTCCTGATGATTGGAATGATCATATCAATATGTTCAGCTATTGTTACGATCATTATAAAACGTATGTTGTTGCCAAAAAAGGAGAAATTCACAGGCTGCGGGATTCGTTTTATGGAAGCAAAGTTTTTATTAAACGCGATGTCAAGTATCTCTTAAGCGATGAGGAAAAAGACGAGGTGAAGATCGACTTAGAACTTCTCGAGCCGAAGAAATCTTGGCGGAAAAACGAAAAAGCGATTCCGGACATCATTGGCAGGATGAAGGTGAAACTGGACGGAAAAACGATTGCCGACCTGCCTGTGTACTATGAAAATGAACGGAACAAAAAGCCGAAAAAATCGTTCCTTGATACCTTTCAATCTGTTTTTAAAAAAGCGGCGGGCGGTCCATCATGGTCAATATAA
- a CDS encoding YpuI family protein — protein sequence MGKSMARAQTEQAEEFLSQAVQTLSDYLNETTLSSLETEEPGRSAYFRDVLSNLRKLTVYCEEGLSACRVMLQQEPFRDAAAERTLYQIYHRCIEEFFTPKKETWYEDSRAAYTGRHAIRFHEPAPASLKKLMASLETGYQSMREELEYYATDYQMKVVHPR from the coding sequence ATGGGAAAATCTATGGCAAGAGCCCAAACCGAGCAGGCAGAGGAATTTTTATCACAGGCTGTTCAGACGCTGAGCGATTATTTGAACGAAACAACGCTTTCATCTCTGGAAACGGAAGAACCGGGACGAAGCGCCTATTTCCGGGATGTCCTCAGCAATTTAAGAAAGCTTACGGTCTACTGTGAAGAAGGACTTTCAGCCTGTCGAGTCATGCTGCAGCAGGAGCCTTTTCGGGATGCTGCGGCGGAAAGGACGCTCTATCAGATTTATCATCGATGCATAGAGGAATTTTTTACACCGAAAAAAGAAACGTGGTATGAAGACAGCAGAGCAGCTTATACGGGAAGGCACGCCATTCGCTTTCACGAACCAGCGCCGGCCTCATTAAAAAAATTGATGGCTTCTCTTGAAACGGGATACCAATCGATGAGAGAAGAATTGGAATACTATGCAACGGACTATCAGATGAAGGTGGTTCATCCAAGATAA